One segment of Lutra lutra chromosome 12, mLutLut1.2, whole genome shotgun sequence DNA contains the following:
- the CCDC116 gene encoding coiled-coil domain-containing protein 116 isoform X1 — MTSCRHHSGYLADDEAGHTTYVARLPKKPLFPGMGQAAKLGHTPHPPSRYTPTDSLGLRGHRRNPRDPRPFGTFLDFLVEGQVLDSLQTVVEEATERMTAMKTEAGVPLVEVQDPIEVPRGGRRARARPSLSTVHRHRARPSLCTGQPNNYPSSSSSMSDSHSCFTAGCRGSHSWDSDLGARGMGSLPPMRDRLLLEKNLKRLLKLENRGKGLGPSCFRRDSLLWNSLASQSSSQWTQEPTQSWFSGLLDSNIGTPQTSEPGSGEWDLTFLKREFDKEIKSLLNQPVSFDLPGYCSFREPHQTLDFLAEHHLFPALQRVVRQAVDKLSGACRHNGCPLFPSEWEPAIDPNSDSATGSKPATPTDGEDPYDVLPRVSSSKTDGRKSTKGRGQGKPKEGGSPVSRAQVATRYRIEVKPTEESKVPSPHPRQESPDQNPEEHRPPIPSSGPLSSSQKAHPWRSLHLTLPVSGIVVEGSSSQTQPTIRGIAPLIFPYPGFSHRLPVFSPLASSSPTYKFKKKKPLPSISSNSSTSHLSNPLYEELVSYLVDQVVSLLTYKYKFEKNLSKKLGFISFPVTEMLMDLFLGFRKVKGSHICLSPKIDWSCLQRRLEQAEWAQQLSRHTSQHDSSSQRSSHRRAPHHKGPHHKAPHHRPPHSSTESPSTLLEPGPQVDQEEAMESSLNIEFPGSQLLPAQEDTPVGGQEPASQQEPKPSMFSGTSTGSNKHQEVLDMDSQSEEEEEGEDEDEDFLGDNDTSQSYPGLQVEVGVTHSTNVGRSDPP, encoded by the exons ATGACCAGCTGCCGCCACCATTCCGGGTACTTGGCAGACGACGAGGCCGGCCACACCACCTATGTGGCCCGG CTGCCTAAGAAGCCACTGTTTCCGGGAATGGGGCAAGCCGCCAAGTTGGGCCACACGCCACACCCACCATCGAGGTACACCCCCACAGACAGCTTAGGGCTCCGTGGCCACCGACGAAACCCAAGGGACCCTCGGCCCTTTGGTACCTTCCTGGATTTCCTCGTCGAGGGTCAGGTGCTAGACAGCCTACAGACGGTGGTGGAAGAGGCAACTGAGCGCATGACTGCCATGAAGACAGAGGCTGGGGTGCCCCTGGTGGAGGTGCAGGATCCCATAGAGGTGCCGAGGGGTGGGCGGCGGGCGCGTGCCCGGCCCAGCCTCAGTACCGTGCACCGGCACCGGGCCCGGCCCAGCCTCTGCACTGGACAGCCCAACAActacccctcctcctccagctccatgTCCGATTCCCATAGCTGCTTCACAGCTGGCTGCCGGGGCTCCCACAGCTGGGACAGTGACCTGGGCGCCCGTGGCATGGGCTCACTGCCACCCATGAGGGACAGACTTTTGCTGGAGAAGAACCTCAAACGGCTTTTGAAGCTGGAGAACCGAGGG aAAGGCCTGGGTCCATCCTGCTTCCGGAGGGACTCCCTGCTGTGGAACTCCCTGGCCAGCCAGTCCAGCAGCCAGTGGACCCAGGAGCCAACTCAGTCATGGTTCTCAGGCCTGCTGGACTCAAACATAGGCACACCCCAAACATCAGAGCCCGGGTCTGGAGAATGGGATCTGACGTTTCTCAAGCGAGAGTTCGATAAGGAGATCAAGTCCTTGTTGAACCAGCCAGTGTCCTTTGACCTGCCCGGCTACTGTTCATTCCGTGAGCCCCATCAGACCCTGGACTTTCTGGCTGAGCACCACCTCTTCCCTGCCCTGCAGCGCGTGGTCCGCCAGGCTGTGGACAAGCTCAGTGGCGCCTGCCGCCACAATGGCTGCCCTCTCTTCCCATCAGAATGGGAGCCCGCCATAGATCCCAATTCTGACTCCGCCACAGGCTCCAAGCCAGCCACACCCACCGACGGGGAGGACCCCTACGATGTGCTTCCCAGAGTCTCCAGCTCCAAGACAGATGGAAGAAAGAGCACCAAGGGCAGAGGACAGGGCAAGCCCAAGGAAGGTGGTTCCCCTGTGTCTAGGGCCCAGGTGGCCACAAGATACAGGATCGAGGTGAAACCCACAGAAGAATCCAAGgttccctcaccccaccccagacAGGAGTCTCCTGACCAGAACCCTGAAGAACATAGACCACCCATCCCTTCTTCTGGGCCCCTGAGCTCCAGCCAAAAGGCCCATCCGTGGCGGAGCCTGCACCTCACCCTGCCTGTCTCTGGGATTGTGGTGGAAGGGTCCTCCAGCCAGACCCAGCCCACTATTCGGGGCATAGCTCCTCTCATCTTCCCCTACCCTGGCTTCTCCCACCGCCTCCCTGTGTTCTCACCACTTGCCTCCTCA AGCCCCACTTACAAGTTCAAGAAGAAGAAGCCACTGCCCTCCATCTCTTCCAACTCCAGCACGTCCCACCTCTCCAACCCCTTGTACGAGGAGCTCGTCAGCTATTTGGTGGACCAGGTTGTGTCCCTGCTCACCTACAAGTACAAGTTTGAGAAGAACCTCTCCAAGAAGCTGGGCTTCATCTCCTTCCCGGTCACCGAGATGCTCATGGACCTCTTCCTGGGCTTCAGGAAGGTGAAGGGCTCCCACATCTGCCTGTCCCCCAAGATTGACTGGAGCTGCCTCCAGCGGAGGCTGGAGCAGGCTGAGTGGGCCCAGCAGCTGTCCAGACACACATCCCAGCATGATTCCTCCTCCCAGCGCAGCTCCCACCGCAGAGCCCCCCACCACAAAGGCCCCCACCACAAGGCCCCCCACCACAGGCCACCCCACAGCAGCACAGAGTCGCCCTCCACGCTGCTGGAGCCGGGCCCCCAAGTGGATCAGGAGGAGGCCATGGAGTCCAGCCTCAACATTGAGTTTCCAGGCTCTCAGCTGCTCCCAGCTCAGGAGGACACTCCAGTCGGGGGCCAGGAGCCCGCAAGCCAGCAAGAGCCCAAGCCCTCCATGTTCTCTGGCACCAGCACAGGCTCTAATAAGCATCAGGAAGTCCTAGACATGGACAGTCAGagcgaggaggaggaagagggtgaggACGAGGACGAGGACTTCTTAGGGGACAATGACACATCCCAGAGCTACCCGGGGCTTCAAGTGGAGGTGGGGGTCACCCACTCCACAAACGTGGGCCGCAGTGACCCTCCGTGA
- the CCDC116 gene encoding coiled-coil domain-containing protein 116 isoform X3 encodes MTSCRHHSGYLADDEAGHTTYVARLPKKPLFPGMGQAAKLGHTPHPPSRYTPTDSLGLRGHRRNPRDPRPFGTFLDFLVEGQVLDSLQTVVEEATERMTAMKTEAGVPLVEVQDPIEVPRGGRRARARPSLSTVHRHRARPSLCTGQPNNYPSSSSSMSDSHSCFTAGCRGSHSWDSDLGARGMGSLPPMRDRLLLEKNLKRLLKLENRGKGLGPSCFRRDSLLWNSLASQSSSQWTQEPTQSWFSGLLDSNIGTPQTSEPGSGEWDLTFLKREFDKEIKSLLNQPVSFDLPGYCSFREPHQTLDFLAEHHLFPALQRVVRQAVDKLSGACRHNGCPLFPSEWEPAIDPNSDSATGSKPATPTDGEDPYDVLPRVSSSKTDGRKSTKGRGQGKPKEGGSPVSRAQVATRYRIESPTYKFKKKKPLPSISSNSSTSHLSNPLYEELVSYLVDQVVSLLTYKYKFEKNLSKKLGFISFPVTEMLMDLFLGFRKVKGSHICLSPKIDWSCLQRRLEQAEWAQQLSRHTSQHDSSSQRSSHRRAPHHKGPHHKAPHHRPPHSSTESPSTLLEPGPQVDQEEAMESSLNIEFPGSQLLPAQEDTPVGGQEPASQQEPKPSMFSGTSTGSNKHQEVLDMDSQSEEEEEGEDEDEDFLGDNDTSQSYPGLQVEVGVTHSTNVGRSDPP; translated from the exons ATGACCAGCTGCCGCCACCATTCCGGGTACTTGGCAGACGACGAGGCCGGCCACACCACCTATGTGGCCCGG CTGCCTAAGAAGCCACTGTTTCCGGGAATGGGGCAAGCCGCCAAGTTGGGCCACACGCCACACCCACCATCGAGGTACACCCCCACAGACAGCTTAGGGCTCCGTGGCCACCGACGAAACCCAAGGGACCCTCGGCCCTTTGGTACCTTCCTGGATTTCCTCGTCGAGGGTCAGGTGCTAGACAGCCTACAGACGGTGGTGGAAGAGGCAACTGAGCGCATGACTGCCATGAAGACAGAGGCTGGGGTGCCCCTGGTGGAGGTGCAGGATCCCATAGAGGTGCCGAGGGGTGGGCGGCGGGCGCGTGCCCGGCCCAGCCTCAGTACCGTGCACCGGCACCGGGCCCGGCCCAGCCTCTGCACTGGACAGCCCAACAActacccctcctcctccagctccatgTCCGATTCCCATAGCTGCTTCACAGCTGGCTGCCGGGGCTCCCACAGCTGGGACAGTGACCTGGGCGCCCGTGGCATGGGCTCACTGCCACCCATGAGGGACAGACTTTTGCTGGAGAAGAACCTCAAACGGCTTTTGAAGCTGGAGAACCGAGGG aAAGGCCTGGGTCCATCCTGCTTCCGGAGGGACTCCCTGCTGTGGAACTCCCTGGCCAGCCAGTCCAGCAGCCAGTGGACCCAGGAGCCAACTCAGTCATGGTTCTCAGGCCTGCTGGACTCAAACATAGGCACACCCCAAACATCAGAGCCCGGGTCTGGAGAATGGGATCTGACGTTTCTCAAGCGAGAGTTCGATAAGGAGATCAAGTCCTTGTTGAACCAGCCAGTGTCCTTTGACCTGCCCGGCTACTGTTCATTCCGTGAGCCCCATCAGACCCTGGACTTTCTGGCTGAGCACCACCTCTTCCCTGCCCTGCAGCGCGTGGTCCGCCAGGCTGTGGACAAGCTCAGTGGCGCCTGCCGCCACAATGGCTGCCCTCTCTTCCCATCAGAATGGGAGCCCGCCATAGATCCCAATTCTGACTCCGCCACAGGCTCCAAGCCAGCCACACCCACCGACGGGGAGGACCCCTACGATGTGCTTCCCAGAGTCTCCAGCTCCAAGACAGATGGAAGAAAGAGCACCAAGGGCAGAGGACAGGGCAAGCCCAAGGAAGGTGGTTCCCCTGTGTCTAGGGCCCAGGTGGCCACAAGATACAGGATCGAG AGCCCCACTTACAAGTTCAAGAAGAAGAAGCCACTGCCCTCCATCTCTTCCAACTCCAGCACGTCCCACCTCTCCAACCCCTTGTACGAGGAGCTCGTCAGCTATTTGGTGGACCAGGTTGTGTCCCTGCTCACCTACAAGTACAAGTTTGAGAAGAACCTCTCCAAGAAGCTGGGCTTCATCTCCTTCCCGGTCACCGAGATGCTCATGGACCTCTTCCTGGGCTTCAGGAAGGTGAAGGGCTCCCACATCTGCCTGTCCCCCAAGATTGACTGGAGCTGCCTCCAGCGGAGGCTGGAGCAGGCTGAGTGGGCCCAGCAGCTGTCCAGACACACATCCCAGCATGATTCCTCCTCCCAGCGCAGCTCCCACCGCAGAGCCCCCCACCACAAAGGCCCCCACCACAAGGCCCCCCACCACAGGCCACCCCACAGCAGCACAGAGTCGCCCTCCACGCTGCTGGAGCCGGGCCCCCAAGTGGATCAGGAGGAGGCCATGGAGTCCAGCCTCAACATTGAGTTTCCAGGCTCTCAGCTGCTCCCAGCTCAGGAGGACACTCCAGTCGGGGGCCAGGAGCCCGCAAGCCAGCAAGAGCCCAAGCCCTCCATGTTCTCTGGCACCAGCACAGGCTCTAATAAGCATCAGGAAGTCCTAGACATGGACAGTCAGagcgaggaggaggaagagggtgaggACGAGGACGAGGACTTCTTAGGGGACAATGACACATCCCAGAGCTACCCGGGGCTTCAAGTGGAGGTGGGGGTCACCCACTCCACAAACGTGGGCCGCAGTGACCCTCCGTGA
- the CCDC116 gene encoding coiled-coil domain-containing protein 116 isoform X2, with protein MTSCRHHSGYLADDEAGHTTYVARLPKKPLFPGMGQAAKLGHTPHPPSRYTPTDSLGLRGHRRNPRDPRPFGTFLDFLVEGQVLDSLQTVVEEATERMTAMKTEAGVPLVEVQDPIEVPRGGRRARARPSLSTVHRHRARPSLCTGQPNNYPSSSSSMSDSHSCFTAGCRGSHSWDSDLGARGMGSLPPMRDRLLLEKNLKRLLKLENRGKGLGPSCFRRDSLLWNSLASQSSSQWTQEPTQSWFSGLLDSNIGTPQTSEPGSGEWDLTFLKREFDKEIKSLLNQPVSFDLPGYCSFREPHQTLDFLAEHHLFPALQRVVRQAVDKLSGACRHNGCPLFPSEWEPAIDPNSDSATGSKPATPTDGEDPYDVLPRVSSSKTDGRKSTKGRGQGKPKEGGSPVSRAQVATRYRIEVKPTEESKSPTYKFKKKKPLPSISSNSSTSHLSNPLYEELVSYLVDQVVSLLTYKYKFEKNLSKKLGFISFPVTEMLMDLFLGFRKVKGSHICLSPKIDWSCLQRRLEQAEWAQQLSRHTSQHDSSSQRSSHRRAPHHKGPHHKAPHHRPPHSSTESPSTLLEPGPQVDQEEAMESSLNIEFPGSQLLPAQEDTPVGGQEPASQQEPKPSMFSGTSTGSNKHQEVLDMDSQSEEEEEGEDEDEDFLGDNDTSQSYPGLQVEVGVTHSTNVGRSDPP; from the exons ATGACCAGCTGCCGCCACCATTCCGGGTACTTGGCAGACGACGAGGCCGGCCACACCACCTATGTGGCCCGG CTGCCTAAGAAGCCACTGTTTCCGGGAATGGGGCAAGCCGCCAAGTTGGGCCACACGCCACACCCACCATCGAGGTACACCCCCACAGACAGCTTAGGGCTCCGTGGCCACCGACGAAACCCAAGGGACCCTCGGCCCTTTGGTACCTTCCTGGATTTCCTCGTCGAGGGTCAGGTGCTAGACAGCCTACAGACGGTGGTGGAAGAGGCAACTGAGCGCATGACTGCCATGAAGACAGAGGCTGGGGTGCCCCTGGTGGAGGTGCAGGATCCCATAGAGGTGCCGAGGGGTGGGCGGCGGGCGCGTGCCCGGCCCAGCCTCAGTACCGTGCACCGGCACCGGGCCCGGCCCAGCCTCTGCACTGGACAGCCCAACAActacccctcctcctccagctccatgTCCGATTCCCATAGCTGCTTCACAGCTGGCTGCCGGGGCTCCCACAGCTGGGACAGTGACCTGGGCGCCCGTGGCATGGGCTCACTGCCACCCATGAGGGACAGACTTTTGCTGGAGAAGAACCTCAAACGGCTTTTGAAGCTGGAGAACCGAGGG aAAGGCCTGGGTCCATCCTGCTTCCGGAGGGACTCCCTGCTGTGGAACTCCCTGGCCAGCCAGTCCAGCAGCCAGTGGACCCAGGAGCCAACTCAGTCATGGTTCTCAGGCCTGCTGGACTCAAACATAGGCACACCCCAAACATCAGAGCCCGGGTCTGGAGAATGGGATCTGACGTTTCTCAAGCGAGAGTTCGATAAGGAGATCAAGTCCTTGTTGAACCAGCCAGTGTCCTTTGACCTGCCCGGCTACTGTTCATTCCGTGAGCCCCATCAGACCCTGGACTTTCTGGCTGAGCACCACCTCTTCCCTGCCCTGCAGCGCGTGGTCCGCCAGGCTGTGGACAAGCTCAGTGGCGCCTGCCGCCACAATGGCTGCCCTCTCTTCCCATCAGAATGGGAGCCCGCCATAGATCCCAATTCTGACTCCGCCACAGGCTCCAAGCCAGCCACACCCACCGACGGGGAGGACCCCTACGATGTGCTTCCCAGAGTCTCCAGCTCCAAGACAGATGGAAGAAAGAGCACCAAGGGCAGAGGACAGGGCAAGCCCAAGGAAGGTGGTTCCCCTGTGTCTAGGGCCCAGGTGGCCACAAGATACAGGATCGAGGTGAAACCCACAGAAGAATCCAAG AGCCCCACTTACAAGTTCAAGAAGAAGAAGCCACTGCCCTCCATCTCTTCCAACTCCAGCACGTCCCACCTCTCCAACCCCTTGTACGAGGAGCTCGTCAGCTATTTGGTGGACCAGGTTGTGTCCCTGCTCACCTACAAGTACAAGTTTGAGAAGAACCTCTCCAAGAAGCTGGGCTTCATCTCCTTCCCGGTCACCGAGATGCTCATGGACCTCTTCCTGGGCTTCAGGAAGGTGAAGGGCTCCCACATCTGCCTGTCCCCCAAGATTGACTGGAGCTGCCTCCAGCGGAGGCTGGAGCAGGCTGAGTGGGCCCAGCAGCTGTCCAGACACACATCCCAGCATGATTCCTCCTCCCAGCGCAGCTCCCACCGCAGAGCCCCCCACCACAAAGGCCCCCACCACAAGGCCCCCCACCACAGGCCACCCCACAGCAGCACAGAGTCGCCCTCCACGCTGCTGGAGCCGGGCCCCCAAGTGGATCAGGAGGAGGCCATGGAGTCCAGCCTCAACATTGAGTTTCCAGGCTCTCAGCTGCTCCCAGCTCAGGAGGACACTCCAGTCGGGGGCCAGGAGCCCGCAAGCCAGCAAGAGCCCAAGCCCTCCATGTTCTCTGGCACCAGCACAGGCTCTAATAAGCATCAGGAAGTCCTAGACATGGACAGTCAGagcgaggaggaggaagagggtgaggACGAGGACGAGGACTTCTTAGGGGACAATGACACATCCCAGAGCTACCCGGGGCTTCAAGTGGAGGTGGGGGTCACCCACTCCACAAACGTGGGCCGCAGTGACCCTCCGTGA
- the CCDC116 gene encoding coiled-coil domain-containing protein 116 isoform X4, which yields MTSCRHHSGYLADDEAGHTTYVARLPKKPLFPGMGQAAKLGHTPHPPSSSMSDSHSCFTAGCRGSHSWDSDLGARGMGSLPPMRDRLLLEKNLKRLLKLENRGKGLGPSCFRRDSLLWNSLASQSSSQWTQEPTQSWFSGLLDSNIGTPQTSEPGSGEWDLTFLKREFDKEIKSLLNQPVSFDLPGYCSFREPHQTLDFLAEHHLFPALQRVVRQAVDKLSGACRHNGCPLFPSEWEPAIDPNSDSATGSKPATPTDGEDPYDVLPRVSSSKTDGRKSTKGRGQGKPKEGGSPVSRAQVATRYRIEVKPTEESKVPSPHPRQESPDQNPEEHRPPIPSSGPLSSSQKAHPWRSLHLTLPVSGIVVEGSSSQTQPTIRGIAPLIFPYPGFSHRLPVFSPLASSSPTYKFKKKKPLPSISSNSSTSHLSNPLYEELVSYLVDQVVSLLTYKYKFEKNLSKKLGFISFPVTEMLMDLFLGFRKVKGSHICLSPKIDWSCLQRRLEQAEWAQQLSRHTSQHDSSSQRSSHRRAPHHKGPHHKAPHHRPPHSSTESPSTLLEPGPQVDQEEAMESSLNIEFPGSQLLPAQEDTPVGGQEPASQQEPKPSMFSGTSTGSNKHQEVLDMDSQSEEEEEGEDEDEDFLGDNDTSQSYPGLQVEVGVTHSTNVGRSDPP from the exons ATGACCAGCTGCCGCCACCATTCCGGGTACTTGGCAGACGACGAGGCCGGCCACACCACCTATGTGGCCCGG CTGCCTAAGAAGCCACTGTTTCCGGGAATGGGGCAAGCCGCCAAGTTGGGCCACACGCCACACCCACCATCGAG ctccatgTCCGATTCCCATAGCTGCTTCACAGCTGGCTGCCGGGGCTCCCACAGCTGGGACAGTGACCTGGGCGCCCGTGGCATGGGCTCACTGCCACCCATGAGGGACAGACTTTTGCTGGAGAAGAACCTCAAACGGCTTTTGAAGCTGGAGAACCGAGGG aAAGGCCTGGGTCCATCCTGCTTCCGGAGGGACTCCCTGCTGTGGAACTCCCTGGCCAGCCAGTCCAGCAGCCAGTGGACCCAGGAGCCAACTCAGTCATGGTTCTCAGGCCTGCTGGACTCAAACATAGGCACACCCCAAACATCAGAGCCCGGGTCTGGAGAATGGGATCTGACGTTTCTCAAGCGAGAGTTCGATAAGGAGATCAAGTCCTTGTTGAACCAGCCAGTGTCCTTTGACCTGCCCGGCTACTGTTCATTCCGTGAGCCCCATCAGACCCTGGACTTTCTGGCTGAGCACCACCTCTTCCCTGCCCTGCAGCGCGTGGTCCGCCAGGCTGTGGACAAGCTCAGTGGCGCCTGCCGCCACAATGGCTGCCCTCTCTTCCCATCAGAATGGGAGCCCGCCATAGATCCCAATTCTGACTCCGCCACAGGCTCCAAGCCAGCCACACCCACCGACGGGGAGGACCCCTACGATGTGCTTCCCAGAGTCTCCAGCTCCAAGACAGATGGAAGAAAGAGCACCAAGGGCAGAGGACAGGGCAAGCCCAAGGAAGGTGGTTCCCCTGTGTCTAGGGCCCAGGTGGCCACAAGATACAGGATCGAGGTGAAACCCACAGAAGAATCCAAGgttccctcaccccaccccagacAGGAGTCTCCTGACCAGAACCCTGAAGAACATAGACCACCCATCCCTTCTTCTGGGCCCCTGAGCTCCAGCCAAAAGGCCCATCCGTGGCGGAGCCTGCACCTCACCCTGCCTGTCTCTGGGATTGTGGTGGAAGGGTCCTCCAGCCAGACCCAGCCCACTATTCGGGGCATAGCTCCTCTCATCTTCCCCTACCCTGGCTTCTCCCACCGCCTCCCTGTGTTCTCACCACTTGCCTCCTCA AGCCCCACTTACAAGTTCAAGAAGAAGAAGCCACTGCCCTCCATCTCTTCCAACTCCAGCACGTCCCACCTCTCCAACCCCTTGTACGAGGAGCTCGTCAGCTATTTGGTGGACCAGGTTGTGTCCCTGCTCACCTACAAGTACAAGTTTGAGAAGAACCTCTCCAAGAAGCTGGGCTTCATCTCCTTCCCGGTCACCGAGATGCTCATGGACCTCTTCCTGGGCTTCAGGAAGGTGAAGGGCTCCCACATCTGCCTGTCCCCCAAGATTGACTGGAGCTGCCTCCAGCGGAGGCTGGAGCAGGCTGAGTGGGCCCAGCAGCTGTCCAGACACACATCCCAGCATGATTCCTCCTCCCAGCGCAGCTCCCACCGCAGAGCCCCCCACCACAAAGGCCCCCACCACAAGGCCCCCCACCACAGGCCACCCCACAGCAGCACAGAGTCGCCCTCCACGCTGCTGGAGCCGGGCCCCCAAGTGGATCAGGAGGAGGCCATGGAGTCCAGCCTCAACATTGAGTTTCCAGGCTCTCAGCTGCTCCCAGCTCAGGAGGACACTCCAGTCGGGGGCCAGGAGCCCGCAAGCCAGCAAGAGCCCAAGCCCTCCATGTTCTCTGGCACCAGCACAGGCTCTAATAAGCATCAGGAAGTCCTAGACATGGACAGTCAGagcgaggaggaggaagagggtgaggACGAGGACGAGGACTTCTTAGGGGACAATGACACATCCCAGAGCTACCCGGGGCTTCAAGTGGAGGTGGGGGTCACCCACTCCACAAACGTGGGCCGCAGTGACCCTCCGTGA
- the CCDC116 gene encoding coiled-coil domain-containing protein 116 isoform X5, protein MTSCRHHSGYLADDEAGHTTYVARLPKKPLFPGMGQAAKLGHTPHPPSRYTPTDSLGLRGHRRNPRDPRPFGTFLDFLVEGQVLDSLQTVVEEATERMTAMKTEAGVPLVEVQDPIEVPRGGRRARARPSLSTVHRHRARPSLCTGQPNNYPSSSSSMSDSHSCFTAGCRGSHSWDSDLGARGMGSLPPMRDRLLLEKNLKRLLKLENRGKGLGPSCFRRDSLLWNSLASQSSSQWTQEPTQSWFSGLLDSNIGTPQTSEPGSGEWDLTFLKREFDKEIKSLLNQPVSFDLPGYCSFREPHQTLDFLAEHHLFPALQRVVRQAVDKLSGACRHNGCPLFPSEWEPAIDPNSDSATGSKPATPTDGEDPYDVLPRVSSSKTDGRKSTKGRGQGKPKSPTYKFKKKKPLPSISSNSSTSHLSNPLYEELVSYLVDQVVSLLTYKYKFEKNLSKKLGFISFPVTEMLMDLFLGFRKVKGSHICLSPKIDWSCLQRRLEQAEWAQQLSRHTSQHDSSSQRSSHRRAPHHKGPHHKAPHHRPPHSSTESPSTLLEPGPQVDQEEAMESSLNIEFPGSQLLPAQEDTPVGGQEPASQQEPKPSMFSGTSTGSNKHQEVLDMDSQSEEEEEGEDEDEDFLGDNDTSQSYPGLQVEVGVTHSTNVGRSDPP, encoded by the exons ATGACCAGCTGCCGCCACCATTCCGGGTACTTGGCAGACGACGAGGCCGGCCACACCACCTATGTGGCCCGG CTGCCTAAGAAGCCACTGTTTCCGGGAATGGGGCAAGCCGCCAAGTTGGGCCACACGCCACACCCACCATCGAGGTACACCCCCACAGACAGCTTAGGGCTCCGTGGCCACCGACGAAACCCAAGGGACCCTCGGCCCTTTGGTACCTTCCTGGATTTCCTCGTCGAGGGTCAGGTGCTAGACAGCCTACAGACGGTGGTGGAAGAGGCAACTGAGCGCATGACTGCCATGAAGACAGAGGCTGGGGTGCCCCTGGTGGAGGTGCAGGATCCCATAGAGGTGCCGAGGGGTGGGCGGCGGGCGCGTGCCCGGCCCAGCCTCAGTACCGTGCACCGGCACCGGGCCCGGCCCAGCCTCTGCACTGGACAGCCCAACAActacccctcctcctccagctccatgTCCGATTCCCATAGCTGCTTCACAGCTGGCTGCCGGGGCTCCCACAGCTGGGACAGTGACCTGGGCGCCCGTGGCATGGGCTCACTGCCACCCATGAGGGACAGACTTTTGCTGGAGAAGAACCTCAAACGGCTTTTGAAGCTGGAGAACCGAGGG aAAGGCCTGGGTCCATCCTGCTTCCGGAGGGACTCCCTGCTGTGGAACTCCCTGGCCAGCCAGTCCAGCAGCCAGTGGACCCAGGAGCCAACTCAGTCATGGTTCTCAGGCCTGCTGGACTCAAACATAGGCACACCCCAAACATCAGAGCCCGGGTCTGGAGAATGGGATCTGACGTTTCTCAAGCGAGAGTTCGATAAGGAGATCAAGTCCTTGTTGAACCAGCCAGTGTCCTTTGACCTGCCCGGCTACTGTTCATTCCGTGAGCCCCATCAGACCCTGGACTTTCTGGCTGAGCACCACCTCTTCCCTGCCCTGCAGCGCGTGGTCCGCCAGGCTGTGGACAAGCTCAGTGGCGCCTGCCGCCACAATGGCTGCCCTCTCTTCCCATCAGAATGGGAGCCCGCCATAGATCCCAATTCTGACTCCGCCACAGGCTCCAAGCCAGCCACACCCACCGACGGGGAGGACCCCTACGATGTGCTTCCCAGAGTCTCCAGCTCCAAGACAGATGGAAGAAAGAGCACCAAGGGCAGAGGACAGGGCAAGCCCAAG AGCCCCACTTACAAGTTCAAGAAGAAGAAGCCACTGCCCTCCATCTCTTCCAACTCCAGCACGTCCCACCTCTCCAACCCCTTGTACGAGGAGCTCGTCAGCTATTTGGTGGACCAGGTTGTGTCCCTGCTCACCTACAAGTACAAGTTTGAGAAGAACCTCTCCAAGAAGCTGGGCTTCATCTCCTTCCCGGTCACCGAGATGCTCATGGACCTCTTCCTGGGCTTCAGGAAGGTGAAGGGCTCCCACATCTGCCTGTCCCCCAAGATTGACTGGAGCTGCCTCCAGCGGAGGCTGGAGCAGGCTGAGTGGGCCCAGCAGCTGTCCAGACACACATCCCAGCATGATTCCTCCTCCCAGCGCAGCTCCCACCGCAGAGCCCCCCACCACAAAGGCCCCCACCACAAGGCCCCCCACCACAGGCCACCCCACAGCAGCACAGAGTCGCCCTCCACGCTGCTGGAGCCGGGCCCCCAAGTGGATCAGGAGGAGGCCATGGAGTCCAGCCTCAACATTGAGTTTCCAGGCTCTCAGCTGCTCCCAGCTCAGGAGGACACTCCAGTCGGGGGCCAGGAGCCCGCAAGCCAGCAAGAGCCCAAGCCCTCCATGTTCTCTGGCACCAGCACAGGCTCTAATAAGCATCAGGAAGTCCTAGACATGGACAGTCAGagcgaggaggaggaagagggtgaggACGAGGACGAGGACTTCTTAGGGGACAATGACACATCCCAGAGCTACCCGGGGCTTCAAGTGGAGGTGGGGGTCACCCACTCCACAAACGTGGGCCGCAGTGACCCTCCGTGA